The sequence below is a genomic window from Brevibacillus laterosporus.
TGAAGAGTATGCATACAGAATACGAGGCTGAGACTGTTGCTGCAGCAGTCAACCTATGGAATAAGTATTCTAACGCTACTCAACCAGTAATTAGAAAAGCTGGGATAATGGAAGCTTCGATTGAATACTCGATTGCGATGATCATGGAACTCCCTATCACACAGGCAACATTAGCAACTAAATATAATGTTTCTGCGGGAACGATTTCCAAGCGAGTACAGGAAATTCTTGATAACGATTGGTTTTTAGATCAAGAACGTCCATAAATTCAACAAAACCTAGCACAAAAGCAGGTACTTTTCCTGTACCTTTACTTTGTGCTAGGTTTTCATGTAATGATTTTTGATTGATTATACCCTTACAGATTAACTAGTTTTCTTCTTTAATTCTCTGACGCTATTCTTCATTATCCTTTGATGAACATCTTTGAAACCCACAAACTTCTTACTTTCCTCATTCCAAAGACGGAATCGTAGCGACCGCAGACTTGATAACAATGTAATGCTATTCACTTCCTGTAAAAAAGCATTATGACTATGAGCTGAAGCCAAGTGATAGTTAGGCACACGCGGACTCAAATGGTGAATATGATGAAAACCAATATTGCCTGTAATCCAATGCAGGACTTTTGGCAGCTTATAAAAGGAACTTCCCTGTAAGGCCGCTTTTACATAATCCCAATTCTCTTCTTGTTCGAAATACGTATCCTCAAACTGATGCTGTACATAAAACAACCAAATACCAGCCGCACCTGAAATAAGGAAGATCGGTCCTTGAATCAACAGAAACGCCTGCCAACCGAGGGCCCAGCAAAGCACACCTGATAAGGCAATGATGCCCAGATTGGTGATATACGTATTAATACGTTCCTTTTTCCCTACGCCTTTGCGGTTAAATCGATAATCAATCAGAAACACGTAGATAGGGCCAAGACCAAACATGATGAATGGATTTCGATACAATCGATAGAACAATCGCTTACTAGGAGACAATGCTACATACTCATCTACCGTAAGTGTCCATACATCCCCCGTGCCTCGTTTATTCAAATTACTGCTTGTTGCGTGATGAATAGAATGGGATTTCTTCCATTGCTCATAGGGGCAACACGTTAAAATCCCCGTGATTAAACCAACAACCTCATTTGCTTTTCTGTTTTTAAAGAAAGAGTAGTGGCAGCAATCATGAAAAATAATAAATATCCGAATTAAAAACCCACCGGCAGGGACAATCAATACTAGGCTCAACCAGTAGGAAACGGATAGACATAGATAAGCGCCGTACCAAAGCATGCAAAATGGTATCAACGTATTAATAAGCTGTCGTACACTATACTTGATGTGGGATTTTTCATACGGGGCAATTTGATTTCTCCAGTTGACTTGTTCCTCTTGATTCTTGCTAATAGTAATCTTCCTCTCTCAGAATCTTTAATCTTACAGTAACGCATGGATTCCGAATCAAAGGGGAGGGATGATTCATGCCCATCTATAGTACACTTTAACATTTGAAAGGTTTCGATAATTTTTCAACCCCTCTTTGCAAGCGACATATAACGTTACGTCCAACCCGTAACTAATACGAATTGTGTCTTTTCTGCTTACCTGCCTTTTATCTGTACTTATTCATTATATTCGAAAATTGTTCTCAACTGTCTAGTAATTTTTTGTTGAAATCCACTATTTTTCAGAAAACTATTCTGTACTATAATTTCGGTACCAAATTAACCCAATTCATTACCAAAAAGTACCTAAAACCTATGCGTGACGAACAAACTTGATGAGTGTTTTTTCATCGCCTCTGGAAAAGGATTTGAGCTTCCCATTAAAAAAAAGGAGCCCAGTCCAAATGACCAGTCTCCTTTTTAGCATGTAGGTCTATGGAGCTTTATCTTAAACTACGACCAATGTCTTTTGTGCTAAATGTCTATTTCGCTGGAACAGACGGTTTAATCGGCTTAACATTTGGCTGTAGTAGCATGTAAATAGGTGTATTTTCAACCGAATCAGCTTGTCCTTTTTCCACAAATATCGGTGTGGTATCCTGCTCCTCACCAGTAACAGGCATCGTTTCTGTGGCAGGAAGCGTCGCTGGAATAGGAACCTGACTTTTGGAATAAAGCATTACACCTCCGACTGTTCCTACGGTAAGCATTGCTAGCAAACCGACCACAGCCAAGCCTTTGTTCTGACGAAAGAACCTCGTCAAAGCATTAGACGACTCATTTTCTACCTCATGTAAAATTTCTCTAAACTCAGGGTTGCGAATTGCGTACCAACGTTTTCGCCACTCTTTATCCCGTACCCTTTTAGCATTATCATGTAAAAGATACTGTTTCAATACTAGACGATAGGAAGGAACAAGTTTTCTGCCCACCAAGAACATCCTTTGTTTCAATAACCACTGAATAAACAGATAGGTAGTCTCGTCTCCCCCCTGTTGCTGCACATAAGTAAGCATGCCATCAAAATCAAAGGCCGTTTGTGAATTCTGGAAATCACCACGATAAAAAACAAGCGCTACCTTTGGGAAACTACCTTCGTCTAATGGACTGCCCAACATCTTTCGAATCAGTTTCTGCTGGATTTTGATGTCATCCTCGTTCCAATTCCGATAAAACTCTTCGGGCAAAGGAGTCCCTGGTTCTTTTGCTAGAGAGAAGATGTTCATGAGCAGCTCTAGCTTATATTCGCTCTGTGAATCTAGCTCTGAGAAAAAGCTTTGCGGTTTATGTTCAAACAAAGAGACAATCTTCCTAACATCCTCCTTGGACAGCGTGTCCAAAGAAATATGTTTTAGTAAGCATTTGTCTATCTCTTCTAAAATCCTATTTGTGTAGTTGTGACCTACACGCCACTTACCCAAAATTTGATGAATTGACAGTGCTGCTTCTACTTTTTGTTTTTCTTCTCTAAATAAGCTCAGTAGTTTTTGCTCTGTACCGGTTATGAAAAAGTGGTTTTGCAAAGCTTGAGAAGCATGTACAGCCCAGAAATTAATTTCCTGCCCTACATCATCTAGCTTGTAGCAAACAGCTAAGCGTTCAGCCACATATTCCTCGAATAGAGGCTTCACGACCTTTTCGTAGCTAAAAATAGTACTCATCATAAACGTAAACAAATTATGATTACTTGAAAGCTGCTTGTATACATTTGCAACGTAATCTTTTTGTTGAGAATGTTTTCCCTTGAGCAAAATATCCATCAGGTACATAATGATCTCTTTACGTGAGCCTTGATTCACCACAACGCTGTAAGCCTCGCTGATCAATGTAATAAGCTCGACGGTCGGGAGCTCCTTAGACGCAACAGCAGCCTTCTCAGCGCCAAATACAAGCCCAAACAACCCATACAGTCTCTTTTTATTACTCAAGTGATCATTACGTAAATAATCTAAGAGTACCTGCCAAATCGCCGTTTTATTACGTTCATAAAAGTTCATCTTACCTGTTTCTATCATAAACAGAGTGCATAATTCGTAATACGTGGTAGTGCTCAAGCCCTTGGCACGATCGTCACCCGAAAGTATTTCGTCTGCAAACTCGTAAAACGACGTGAGTACACTAGTCTCATTTAAATTATTCCACGCAAAGGTAAGATACTCGTGGTCACCTTGAATATCAACATGAAGAATGGATTTGTTTGCAAAATCAAACAGAAAATCTTTATTCATATGTCCGTTTCCAGACCTTATGCTGCCCTTTTCAACAAAAATAACATGGAGATACTTTTTACTCTCTGGTTCATTTGTATAGGTAAGAAAACCAAATTGTCTACGCATCTCATAAGGCAAGCAACCATATAGAATCTCTAACAATTGAGTGGCAGCTCTAGAGGTGTCACTGATATCAACATCTAAACTAATAAATACTTTTTTCTTTGCTGATAGAGAACTCATCGTTGCATATAACAGTTGTTTAAACGATTGCTCGTCAATCCCTAACCGAGCTAATATCTGCTTCTTATCTCCAGATAGGTTATTGTGATATGGCAAATCCTCTAATTCAGGAAGCTCTTTCCCATCTGTTTCTTGGTGATGACTAGTAAATGAATCTATGCCAAAAACCTTTGCTGGTGTTTTGCAAAATTCATCTCTTTGTACGCTCGGGATCACATAGTTGTGGGTAAAAAACGTATTTCGTTGCCCGGTAAAGTCTGCCCCTACATAAACGCTTTTTCCGATAACCATTTCGCCAGATTCCGCGCGAAAACAGAAAAGGGCTTCTGGATACTTATCTACCTGTGTTTCTCCTTTTTCCTGTAGCTCTTTAGGAGTATCGTAGACACAAAATGGGTGAAGCGTCTTCTTGATAAATGAATTGTCCAGAGCAGCAGATTTAGAGACGGTGTCGTATCCTTCGTTTGAGCGGAAAATGCCTTGTCGCCCTCGCGTATAGTATTGCTGTTGAATATGCTGCCGTCCCACTATTGCTCCCTCCCATCAATATAATCTAATTGATGTAATAGCCAAACAAATGGTTCATCTACACGAACAGGCGTCACCACGCCAGTCACTTTTTGGTTGACCGGGTTACTTCCCAGCGCAGATACAGCAAAATAAGCTGTATTGGTAAAATAAACTTCGAGCGCATCCTTAAAAGGCCGATCTACTTTTTCAATGAAACGACGTATTTCTCCATTTATGTTTTCAAATTCCGTCGTGTTGAGGTGGTCTTCATGGACGTAATTTCTAAACACATTGCTGTTTGATTTGATATATTCACTATCATCTTCTTTTAGCATGTGGAGCATGTCGCTTTTCGTAAGTACAACAGCTGTCGGAATATTAGTCTTGCTGTGTTCCTCATATCCAATGAAGTTTTCAAACAGAGTAATGAGAACCTCACGTGGTTCGTCATATCTAGCTGTAAACTCCCCTGGTTCATCTCCTACATTAAACATAATCTTGTCACGTATCGTCCTGATTTGTAGAGGATCAACAAGGAATAGGATGCCTGAGGAGTTTTTTACATGGGACGCATATAGTTCCAAGTATTCACGATCCACCATTCCCTCACCAGCAACGTCAAAAAACACAAGAATAAGCGGGGCCTGTTCACTATCTTTAAAAATAAATTGAAAAATGAATGGTTCCTGCCGCTTTTCCTTTTGAGTAGAATCAAGCAGTTGACCTCTCTCAAACAATGGCGCCTCGTAATTTTCTCGGAACTTTCGACTAATCTGTGCGTTTAGTGGCATGCAAGCCGCGTTGAAATGATTGGCAGTCGTATTTTGTAGTGTATGAATTAAGGATGTCATATAGACAGACTTACCTACCTGGGAAGCACCAACGATTGAAATAATATTACTTGGCGCCTTTCCAGCTGTGATTGGGAGTTCATTATGGCATTTCGGGCAAAGCCTTCGCTTGGTAACCATGCCGTATCGATCTGTCAGCCCTACCAAAACCTGATCGACATAAAGTTGGTTCTCATGCGGTATCGTAGCTGGATCAATCACCGCTTCCAATTCCTCAATCGAATCCAATCCGAATTTATCTCGATACTGATTTAATATCTCATCCTCTTGCAACGCGTAATTTTCATCATCATCACGATGATGTGTGGCTCTAAATACTACCTGTTCAGGAGAATACTTCGCAAAGCAATAAGGACATACAATATCGTAAAAAGGAAGTCGTTCCTTGGTTGTCTGTTTTTTATCAAACATATTTTTCAAAAATGTAAACATGTTGGTTCCCTCCTATTCAGGAATCAGTTCATAGCTCTGCCCATATTTTTTTCCGTCTGTAAAAAAGAGGCGAATATAATCTTTTTTCTTAATCTCTATTTCAGGCATTACATTATCTCCCGGCTCAAGATCACGGATAAAGGCATACTGAGTGCCATCATCCTTATTTGCTGGAGGGGAACCTTCCTTTTTCACATAACATAAAACATCTTTTGGAATGAGAATCTCCGAAAAAATGCGAATCTGTAGAGTTTGATACTGACTAAACCACTTTTTCCCTCTTTTAAAAGAATAGTAGATTTTGGCTTTACCAGAACTGACATGAATGATGTGATTCTCACCATCTGGCATTAACAGAACAGGTCTACCATTTTGAAGCTGACACGGGAAAATTCGATACGTATATCTCCCATAACCATCTATATATTCCCGGTATCCCCTATGCGCCTTGTACTCTTCACGAGTAAATAGCTTCATAAGCTTCTCATCGATTTGGTCAGGATCAAAAGGGGTATCAAATCGAGATTTGTATACATAGACGCAAGGAACCGATTCTGCCCAGTGCCAATTTATAACGCATTCGTTACCCTGCATGTGGGAGGTGACATCCCTAATCAATGTGTTGGATACTTCTTCCGTTTTACTCATTACACATCATGCTCCTACTCTACCTATCAAACTGATTATTGCTTATTTGTTTAGCATCCTTATTTTTTGCTGATAAATATCTGCCACCTGTAAAGCGACTTTTCTCAGAAGATAGACCTTGGTTAGGCATAGGGAAAAATATCGTAAACAAGGTCATAACAACAGCTAGCAACAAGTCAGCAACTAAGCGAACAACCATGTCTGGATACATACCTGATGCAAATCCCTTCTCAAGCACCAATCCAGCGAGAAGACCCGACACAATTCCACCCAATGTGAAACTTTTAGCTATATATTTGTTGTCAAAGAATAGTCCTAATGCCAATCCTAATAATGCCCCAATCACAAGTAAGCTCACGATACGCAGTACAGCGTACATAAGGCTATCTTCAGTTGAACCTGTTCTCTCTTTTACAAGTTCACGATCTTGACGACTCATATCATAAATTTGTCCGAACACACCTGTTATCTGATCTGTATGTTGAACATCATAATAATTTCCACTGGTTTCTTCTGCAATGCGCTTTAATAGCTCGGTTCCATCTGCACTAACCGTACTCATACCGACTGTATGAACAATGATATGAGACTGTTTGAATGGTTGTAGAGACTTCTCTAGATTCACATCACTGTACCCATCTGACATGAGTACAACCGTATTATTACCGGATTGATTTGTCTCATCTTTTATATGGTTTAAAGCCGTTTGCAATGCCTCTTCTATATCAGTACCGCCAGAGGGGCCCTCGTGGCTAGTCAGTTTTTGGATAACGTTATCTCTGACCTTTTGATTGCTCAATTGCACTAAAGGCTGTAGCACGCTTGCTTGATGATTAAAGGTAATCACCGCCACCCTTGTATCGCTATCCATTCTACGAACCACGTCGGCTGCCGCTTTAAAAAGCTGACCATCCTTATCCGACTCCTGCATACTAGCCGAAATATCTAGCAGCATGACAATATTGTTGGTACCGGACGCTCTTTGAAAATTCGCCCCGTAAACAAATTGTAAAAGCATAGCGACTACACCTAACATGATGAATGTACTTGGTACGAGCATCTTCCATGAGAAACCGACGTAGCGCTGTCTCCAGCCTTGACCATTTAATTGCGGTGAAATTAATTCAGCTATTAAACACATAAGTCCCACAAATAAAGCGTACTGTCCAAAATAAAGTCCCATGACTACCCACTGTGGAAGTTCATTAGATAGTAGGTTTAAGATCATCTCGCCCACTACAAAGCCGATTACTCCACCAATCAAGCTACAGAAAACCATGAGTAGACTTATTTTTTTTTGACTCATGACGATTGCCCCTCTCCTTGCCGGTGAAATAAAAAGCCACTTTCCACATAGGATTCATAATATTTCCTATTGTTACGGTAATACATGAGATCTTCAATACCGAACCCGCCCATGAGTTTGACTTTCTCAATCCCGCTTTTATTCTTTTCATGAATGCAACCCTGCTTGTAATCTTTACTCCCTTGCTCTGTGCGAAATACATATTGAACAAAATCATTGGTGAAATCGGCAAAAAAGTATTTTTCCTCATATCTATACTTTTGCATAAACTGAAACACTTCTATATGGACAGATGACCGATTTTCCAATTCTAAGGCCAAATCTCTATATAGCTGCTCTCTCGTCAAAACGGCCCTGTTGTCATAGGCAACCGTCACATTCGCTCTTGCAAGAAGCTCTTCTTCAAAGGAAAGAGAAAACGGCGCACTGGTCAGAATCTCTGTTCGACACATGTCACATAGCCGCTGGATCATCTCAGTAACTCCTTTTTCTAATAGAAAGGAGATGCTCCCCATGTATTTATCTTCAAAGTAAAAACCGGAACCTCTTTTAGCTTCTACTATATCAATCGATTCCTGTACCACAGCTCCATAGTATTCTTCTATGTTTTTATCTAAATAGTCAACGGCCTCTCGTATGCTCCGTCGTGACATCTCACTTACTTGTACTTTTATTTCTTCTAGCTGCATGACCTGTTTCTCTATTTTCTGATGAATCTCTTCCAATTGCTTTTCATAGTATTTAAGAAGCTCTACTTCCATTTCCAATCCCAAAATCTCATACTTCTTCTCATAAATCATCGGGAAAAGATAGCGCACAAAACTCCTCACACGCTCTTTATCTCGGGTAAATAGACCACCCGTTTTTATCTCTTGTCGATCAACCCTCTGACGATAGAGTTCCTCTAGCTGGTCTTTGCTGTACTCTAGCTGTCGAACTGTTTCTCTTATTCTGGAACGGAGTACGCCAACAAGGCTCTTCTCCGCGTCATTTCCCGAAGTTAATTGATAGGCAGCATATAATCCGTATTTTGGATTTTCAATGATTCTCTCTCTAATAAGCTGAGAGAACTTATCTTTTCCCTGAAAGGAATTTCGTTTGGAACGAGCATCAAGTAAAAAATTTGTTGCAAAAAAGGTCTGACTGCTATCTTCGAACAGTGCTACCTCTGCCTCCTTAAGAGTCATACTCGTAAGTTCTTTGTAGCTAACGCCCGAAGTCATCAGACCTGTCATTTCTTCCAGCTTACTTTCATCAGGCAAAACAGACTTCACTTTTCGTAGAATATACGAATCTGTGATTTCAAGCCTCTCTAGTGCCTCTGTTACATCATAATTCCCTTTTCCCTTCAAACGCTCTAGAAAATGATCATATACTTTTGCAAGTACCGTTAGTGCAATAGCGTGAGTGGGTCGTTTCACTTTAGAAAGTCCAGCGGAAGCATATGTAGGTCTTCC
It includes:
- a CDS encoding zinc chelation protein SecC: MVILDIGRNSLCPCGSGKKYKKCCLHKDEQRDFLHSTSKETNQLLHKYIDLELKWESDDYISTAHNIVKSMHTEYEAETVAAAVNLWNKYSNATQPVIRKAGIMEASIEYSIAMIMELPITQATLATKYNVSAGTISKRVQEILDNDWFLDQERP
- a CDS encoding fatty acid desaturase, with amino-acid sequence MSKNQEEQVNWRNQIAPYEKSHIKYSVRQLINTLIPFCMLWYGAYLCLSVSYWLSLVLIVPAGGFLIRIFIIFHDCCHYSFFKNRKANEVVGLITGILTCCPYEQWKKSHSIHHATSSNLNKRGTGDVWTLTVDEYVALSPSKRLFYRLYRNPFIMFGLGPIYVFLIDYRFNRKGVGKKERINTYITNLGIIALSGVLCWALGWQAFLLIQGPIFLISGAAGIWLFYVQHQFEDTYFEQEENWDYVKAALQGSSFYKLPKVLHWITGNIGFHHIHHLSPRVPNYHLASAHSHNAFLQEVNSITLLSSLRSLRFRLWNEESKKFVGFKDVHQRIMKNSVRELKKKTS
- a CDS encoding beta-mannanase, whose product is MSKTEEVSNTLIRDVTSHMQGNECVINWHWAESVPCVYVYKSRFDTPFDPDQIDEKLMKLFTREEYKAHRGYREYIDGYGRYTYRIFPCQLQNGRPVLLMPDGENHIIHVSSGKAKIYYSFKRGKKWFSQYQTLQIRIFSEILIPKDVLCYVKKEGSPPANKDDGTQYAFIRDLEPGDNVMPEIEIKKKDYIRLFFTDGKKYGQSYELIPE
- a CDS encoding VWA domain-containing protein, which translates into the protein MSQKKISLLMVFCSLIGGVIGFVVGEMILNLLSNELPQWVVMGLYFGQYALFVGLMCLIAELISPQLNGQGWRQRYVGFSWKMLVPSTFIMLGVVAMLLQFVYGANFQRASGTNNIVMLLDISASMQESDKDGQLFKAAADVVRRMDSDTRVAVITFNHQASVLQPLVQLSNQKVRDNVIQKLTSHEGPSGGTDIEEALQTALNHIKDETNQSGNNTVVLMSDGYSDVNLEKSLQPFKQSHIIVHTVGMSTVSADGTELLKRIAEETSGNYYDVQHTDQITGVFGQIYDMSRQDRELVKERTGSTEDSLMYAVLRIVSLLVIGALLGLALGLFFDNKYIAKSFTLGGIVSGLLAGLVLEKGFASGMYPDMVVRLVADLLLAVVMTLFTIFFPMPNQGLSSEKSRFTGGRYLSAKNKDAKQISNNQFDR